A single window of Zea mays cultivar B73 chromosome 10, Zm-B73-REFERENCE-NAM-5.0, whole genome shotgun sequence DNA harbors:
- the LOC542414 gene encoding 4-hydroxy-7-methoxy-3-oxo-3,4-dihydro-2H-1,4-benzoxazin-2-yl glucoside beta-D-glucosidase 1, chloroplastic — protein MAPLLAAAMNHAAAHPGLRSHLVGPNNESFSRHHLPSSSPQSSKRRCNLSFTTRSARVGSQNGVQMLSPSEIPQRDWFPSDFTFGAATSAYQIEGAWNEDGKGESNWDHFCHNHPERILDGSNSDIGANSYHMYKTDVRLLKEMGMDAYRFSISWPRILPKGTKEGGINPDGIKYYRNLINLLLENGIEPYVTIFHWDVPQALEEKYGGFLDKSHKSIVEDYTYFAKVCFDNFGDKVKNWLTFNEPQTFTSFSYGTGVFAPGRCSPGLDCAYPTGNSLVEPYTAGHNILLAHAEAVDLYNKHYKRDDTRIGLAFDVMGRVPYGTSFLDKQAEERSWDINLGWFLEPVVRGDYPFSMRSLARERLPFFKDEQKEKLAGSYNMLGLNYYTSRFSKNIDISPNYSPVLNTDDAYASQEVNGPDGKPIGPPMGNPWIYMYPEGLKDLLMIMKNKYGNPPIYITENGIGDVDTKETPLPMEAALNDYKRLDYIQRHIATLKESIDLGSNVQGYFAWSLLDNFEWFAGFTERYGIVYVDRNNNCTRYMKESAKWLKEFNTAKKPSKKILTPA, from the exons ATGGCTCCGCTTCTCGCTGCTGCCATGAACCACGCTGCAGCCCATCCTGGCCTTAGGAGCCACCTAGTAGGACCCAACAATGAGAGTTTCtcacggcaccacctgccgtcttCTTCTCCACAGAGCAGCAAGCGAAGGTGTAACCTTAGCTTTACTACACGATCTGCAAGAGTAGGCAGCCAAAATGGAGTCCAAATGTTGAGCCCCTCGGAAATCCCACAAAGGGACTGGTTCCCCTCTGACTTCACCTTCGGTGCCGCCACTTCAGCGTACCAA ATTGAAGGTGCTTGGAATGAAGATGGAAAGGGGGAAAGCAACTGGGATCACTTCTGCCACAATCATCCGG AAAGGATACTGGACGGGAGCAATTCAGACATTGGAGCGAATTCGTACCATATGTACAAA ACGGACGTCAGATTGCTCAAGGAAATGGGCATGGACGCATATAGGTTCTCTATCTCTTGGCCCAGAATACTGCCGA AGGGAACCAAAGAAGGAGGTATTAACCCGGATGGCATCAAGTACTACAGAAACCTCATCAACTTGTTGCTGGAAAACG GCATAGAGCCATATGTAACAATTTTCCACTGGGATGTACCTCAAGCACTAGAAGAGAAGTACGGCGGCTTCCTAGATAAGAGTCATAAGAGCATTGT AGAAGATTACACCTACTTCGCTAAGGTGTGCTTTGATAACTTCGGCGACAAGGTGAAGAATTGGTTGACCTTTAATGAGCCCCAGACATTTACTTCCTTTTCCTACGGAACTGGGGTCTTTGCCCCAGGGCGGTGCTCACCTGGACTAGACTGTGCCTACCCAACTGGGAATTCACTCGTCGAGCCTTACACTGCTGGCCATAACATTCTCCTAGCCCACGCTGAGGCTGTTGATCTTTACAACAAGCATTACAAG CGCGACGACACCCGCATAGGGCTTGCGTTTGACGTAATGGGTCGTGTGCCATACGGAACATCGTTTCTGGATAAACAGGCCGAAGAAAGGTCATGGGACATCAACCTAGGATGGTTCTTAGAGCCAGTGGTTCGTGGTGACTACCCCTTCTCCATGAGATCATTGGCTAGGGAACGACTACCCTTCTTCAAGGACGAGCAGAAGGAGAAGCTCGCCGGTTCCTATAACATGTTGGGGTTAAACTACTACACCTCACGGTTCTCCAAAAACATCGACATCTCACCAAACTACTCACCTGTGCTCAACACTGACGACGCCTACGCCAGTCAAGAAG TTAACGGGCCTGACGGGAAGCCCATTGGTCCTCCT ATGGGAAATCCATGGATCTACATGTACCCTGAGGGCTTGAAGGATCTCCTTATGATAATGAAGAACAAATACGGAAACCCACCTATCTACATCACCGAGAACG GAATCGGGGATGTTGATACCAAAGAGACACCTCTACCCATGGAGGCTGCCTTAAATGACTACAAAAGGCTAGATTACATCCAGCGCCACATCGCTACTCTTAAGGAATCAATAGA CTTGGGATCAAATGTGCAAGGCTACTTCGCTTGGTCTCTGCTGGACAACTTTGAATGGTTTGCCGGCTTCACCGAACGTTATGGCATTGTCTACGTCGACCGCAACAATAACTGCACGCGCTACATGAAGGAGTCTGCCAAGTGGTTGAAAGAGTTCAACACCGCGAAAAAGCCCAGCAAGAAGATTCTTACGCCAGCTTAA